Proteins encoded by one window of Nicotiana tabacum cultivar K326 chromosome 10, ASM71507v2, whole genome shotgun sequence:
- the LOC107826967 gene encoding ribonuclease MRP protein subunit POP4 → MAMAEEQKKRTMEALERRFAQAKAELEVQQHKNKKISVATTTTTPVEKNGGLARQGINSSPSPFKSKANSSSISSKKGYLSFSGHPSSQDVELNNPAYLQLSHSVDENLLKNTTEITGTVNDILHDLLQHGDSAQKYMQGSKNVKVDNWILLDNVVQKSSIAAGARNRALQRQSKRSKRHMSIKQHKKFGSFDLPQEFHNYDIFKPMHDKWKDYVTKLLKNIGKNQLSQCLLNADLHGALILVVQCKIAGLSGVHGIMIRETVETFGIITEDNKFQVVPKKLSVFMLQVDCWKVTLLGDKLSSRNMIT, encoded by the exons GCTGAGGAACAAAAGAAACGAACAATGGAGGCATTAGAGCGAAGATTTGCTCAAGCCAAAGCTGAGCTTGAGGTACAGCAGCACAAGAACAAGAAAATCTCAGttgctacaacaacaacaactcctGTTGAGAAAAACGGTGGACTTGCTCGCCAGGGCATCAATTCTTCGCCTTCGCCCTTCAAATCAAAGGCAAATTCCTCTTCTATATCATCCAAAAAAG GCTATTTATCTTTTTCTGGCCATCCATCTTCTCAAG ATGTTGAACTGAATAATCCAGCGTACCTTCAACTCTCCCATTCAGTAGACGAGAATCTTCTGAAAAATACTACTGAG ATTACTGGTACTGTTAACGATATTTTGCATGATCTTCTCCAACATGGTGATTCAGCCCAGAAATATATGCAGGGGTCAAAAAATGTGAAAGTTGATAACTGGATTCTTCTTGATAATGTTGTTCAAAAAAGTAGCATTGCTGCTGGAGCTCGTAATCGGGCTTTGCAGAGACAGTCAAAGAGATCTAAAAGACATATGTCCATAAAGCAACATAAGAAATTTGGATCATTTGATTTGCCTCAAGAGTTCCACAA CTATGACATCTTCAAGCCAATGCACGATAAGTGGAAAGACTATGTAACAAAACTCCTGAAGAATATTGG GAAAAATCAGTTATCACAATGTCTCCTTAATGCAGACTTACATGGTGCACTAATTCTAG TTGTTCAGTGCAAAATAGCTGGCTTAAGTGGTGTACATGGTATCATGATTCGTGAGACCGTAGAAACATTTGGAATAATCACAGAAGACAACAAATTCCAAG TTGTACCAAAAAAGCTTTCTGTATTTATGCTGCAAGTGGACTGCTGGAAAGTTACATTGCTCGGAGACAAACTCAGTTCAAGAAACATGATTACATGA
- the LOC107826977 gene encoding uncharacterized protein LOC107826977 has product MAEKCLLMTSLAILVCHPSSTIRCFKPKGNSTSPKKEKNPSSPPQKTSSNPLENKGISKSRKVLVFNSCTNLCDSPKLNVHKPLKLLEEIVEGKPSKTIVEAIFRSGWKRGVGYTIEKILKVNHSEKVCESFEECKKMVNSRSTRSSSKRQAERVFYHGATITCSLGVHKCPRICSKKSCGLCKIIGQNYGNEKTNWPESLSTSSWSAHRKIVKQFGDHGVSKNAIIVSRVIASCRGENKGELNSIKVKRNQFDGTKEVNILNPRAILPCFVIIYSLS; this is encoded by the coding sequence ATGGCTGAAAAATGTCTCTTAATGACTTCTCTAGCAATTCTTGTTTGTCACCCAAGTTCTACTATTAGATGTTTCAAACCAAAGGGAAATTCCACTTCtcctaaaaaagaaaagaatcctTCTTCTCCTCCTCAAAAAACTAGTTCAAATCCACTTGAAAACAAAGGGATATCAAAATCAAGAAAGGTATTAGTTTTCAACTCTTGTACTAACCTTTGTGATTCTCCAAAATTGAACGTGCACAAACCACTTAAGCTTTTAGAAGAGATCGTTGAAGGGAAACCTTCAAAAACCATTGTGGAAGCTATTTTTCGTTCCGGATGGAAGCGTGGAGTGGGATATACAATTGAAAAAATCTTGAAAGTGAATCATAGTGAGAAGGTTTGTGAAAGTTTTGAAGAATGCAAGAAGATGGTAAATTCAAGATCCACGAGATCGTCTAGTAAAAGACAAGCAGAGAGAGTTTTCTACCATGGTGCAACGATTACTTGTTCGTTAGGTGTTCATAAGTGTCCAAGAATTTGTAGCAAGAAAAGTTGTGGTTTATGCAAAATCATAGGCCAAAATTATGGAAATGAGAAAACTAATTGGCCTGAATCATTATCTACTAGTAGTTGGAGTGCACATAGAAAAATTGTTAAGCAATTTGGAGATCATGGAGTTTCAAAGAATGCTATTATAGTTTCAAGAGTGATTGCATCCTGCAGAGGAGAAAACAAAGGAGAGTTGAATTCAATTAAAGTAAAGAGGAATCAGTTTGATGGTACTAAAGAGGTTAATATTTTGAATCCAAGGGCTATATTGCCTTGCTTTGTTATCATATATAGCTTATCTTAG